Proteins from one Sabethes cyaneus chromosome 2, idSabCyanKW18_F2, whole genome shotgun sequence genomic window:
- the LOC128735899 gene encoding uncharacterized protein LOC128735899: MATDSQNASNEGPAICLICNGPEEEDFHMPEEEQLAKEKAWEQQMALRAKRLEMEKAWSKRQLQLERDMREQELLHERELQNLKLKQEQELLDQQLKAEEEFLRKREDIRQRGNKSAANLKRMMDEVSLHGIDDGAEGTSKNEVQLWLDKSKLHNDAKSKPVSVQVQSALTERRELEKTCPAPSNLSHFSEGDEGNVSLNTMAFIDEGSSSTLIDKKVANALKAKGIMEPLVVTWTADIKRFENDSRRISLLLSAKGSHDKIMLENVRTVSERVLPKQSCRYVEIAARLPHLSGLPVADHTGEEPAILIGLDNLHLFAPLESRVGKAGEPIAVRSRIESISNQELHDMLRAQYVLDEAGESFYGIPESAEIKRAKSIQQSTTVRVGDRFQTGLLWRTDSRQFPDSFPMATGRAKALKKRLEANVDLMENVCNQIENYQVKGYAHKATREELSETPPSSVWYLILNVVLNPKKPKKVRLVWDAAASVNGISLNTELLAGPDMLTSLPDVTSRFRERPIAFGGDIEEMYHQIRVRSEDKSAQRFLFQSPKDNELQVYVMDVLTFGSTCSPSSAQFVKNLNVSQFAEEFPEAAAAIVDHHYVDDYYYHNSGHNSGSNPSRSDSKDIWRTGCEWDEEIDDSSFERWKKWSRMLPEVEAFHVPRCYFGNAKSHEVHDVQLHVSTDTSETAYGCVAFFRAIINGEVKCALVMSRSKVAPLKLISIPRLELQGAVEGARLARKVRENHSIKISKQFFWTDSQTVLSWIRSDQRNYKQLVGFRIGEILSLTTLGEWRWIPSRLNVADQLTKWGKDPDFTTESQWIRGPAFLYRKEEDWPNKSMPPANTTTEFRTNLLLPDVVTPEVVIESRRFSKWKVIVRAMACVYKFLSKCKACTELEPKERIKAKNDRKERLTNIVSRPIKLLLSQEEYQKAELYLLKVAQADSYHAELKILMRNKERPANQWLSLKKSTNLYRLTPFIDENGLIRMEGRIDNAGLLPFDLRFPIILPQDHQITTLQSAEALRDAYKRSQQLADDMWKRWIREYLLSINQRTKWIDESRPLKVGDLVYVIEGTSRKSWVRGIVEETIVSSDGRIRQAWVRTHSGVFKRATVKLAVMEIDDSNAGPDLHPTRVTGEGYVGDDIPEQIDNTVT; the protein is encoded by the exons aaacctaaaattaaagcaGGAACAAGAATTGTTAGATCAGCAGCTGAAGGCAGAGGAAGAATTCCTTCGTAAGCGAGAAGATATTCGACAGCGTGGAAATAAAAGTGCTGCAAATTTGAAGCGAATGATGGACGAAGTTTCACTACATGGTATAGATGATGGCGCAGAAGGTACATCAAAGAATGAAGTGCAGCTGTGGCTAGATAAATCAAAATTGCATAATGATGCTAAATCCAAACCCGTTAGCGTACAGGTTCAGAGCGCATTAACGGAGCGCCGAGAGCTAGAAAAAACCTGTCCTGCTCCAAGTAATTTGTCTCACTTCTCGGAGGGTGATGAGG GAAACGTCTCGCTTAATACTATGGCATTCATAGATGAGGGTTCTTCTAGCACATTAATAGATAAAAAGGTAGCAAATGCTCTGAAAGCGAAAGGCATTATGGAGCCGCTGGTGGTGACATGGACAGCGGATATCAAAAGATTTGAAAATGATTCACGAAGAATAAGTTTGCTGTTGTCGGCAAAAGGGTCGCACGACAAAATtatgctggaaaatgtacgtaccgtGTCTGAGCGTGTTCTGCCTAAACAGAGCTGTCGATATGTAGAAATAGCAGCACGACTTCCTCATCTTTCCGGCCTACCAGTAGCGGATCACACTGGAGAAGAACCAGCGATCTTGATCGGTCTGGACAATTTACACTTGTTCGCACCTTTGGAATCCCGAGTAGGGAAAGCTGGTGAACCAATAGCAGTACGTTCGAGAATTG AATCCATTAGCAATCAGGAACTTCATGACATGTTGAGGGCACAATATGTTCTCGACGAAGCTGGGGAGTCGTTTTATGGGATACCGGAGTCAGCAGAAATTAAAAGGGCGAAATCGATACAGCAATCCACGACAGTTCGTGTTGGAGATCGTTTTCAGACCGGGCTACTGTGGCGAACAGATAGTCGGCAATTTCCTGATAGCTTTCCAATGGCAACGGGGAGAGCGAAGGCTTTGAAAAAAAGATTGGAAGCTAATGTAGACTTGATGGAAAATGTTTGTAACCAAATTGAGAATTATCAAGTCAAAGGTTATGCTCATAAGGCGACAAGGGAGGAGCTCTCAGAAACACCACCGTCTTCAGTTTGGTATTTAATACTCAACGTAGTGCTGAATCCAAAAAAGCCTAAAAAGGTACGGCTTGTATGGGATGCAGCAGCATCGGTAAATGGTATATCCTTAAATACGGAATTGCTAGCGGGTCCAGACATGCTGACGTCTCTGCCGGACGTGACAAGTCGTTTTCGGGAAAGGCCGATTGCCTTCGGAGGAGACATCGAAGAGATGTACCATCAAATTAGAGTGCGGTCAGAGGATAAATCAGCCCAAAGATTCTTATTTCAGTCACCAAAGGACAACGAATTGCAGGTATATGTGATGGATGTGCTCACCTTTGGCTCCACGTGCTCCCCCAGTTCCGCGCAATTCGTAAAGAATTTAAACGTGAGTCAATTTGCCGAAGAGTTCCCAGAAGCAGCCGCTGCGATAGTTGATCACCACTATGTGGACGACTATTACTATCATAATTCAGGACACAATTCAGGAAGCAATCCATCGCGCTCAGACAGTAAA GACATTTGGAGGACGGGCTGTGAGTGGGACGAGGAGATAGATGATTCATCGTTCGAGAGATGGAAAAAGTGGTCCCGAATGTTGCCAGAAGTCGAAGCTTTCCACGTACCGCGATGCTACTTCGGGAATGCTAAGTCTCATGAAGTCCATGACGTTCAATTACATGTGTCTACTGATACCAGCGAAACAGCGTATGGATGCGTGGCGTTCTTTCGCGCCATCATTAATGGCGAGGTCAAGTGTGCCTTGGTGATGAGCCGATCCAAAGTTGCTCCACTAAAGTTAATATCAATCCCGCGACTGGAATTACAGGGTGCGGTGGAAGGTGCCCGATTAGCGCGAAAAGTTCGTGAAAACCACAGCATTAAAATTAGCAAACAATTCTTTTGGACCGACTCGCAAACGGTTTTGTCGTGGATACGATCAGATCAGCGAAACTATAAACAGCTtgttggatttcgaattggaGAGATCCTGAGCTTAACGACATTGGGAGAATGGCGCTGGATTCCGTCGAGACTTAATGTAGCGGACCAACTAACTAAATGGGGTAAAGACCCGGACTTCACTACTGAAAGCCAATGGATCCGTGGACCGGCGTTTCTATATCGAAAGGAAGAAGATTGGCCAAATAAAAGTATGCCACCGGCGAATACAACAACGGAATTTCGAACCAATCTGCTGCTGCCCGACGTAGTTACACCAGAAGTTGTCATAGAATCTCGACGATTTTCTAAGTGGAAGGTCATTGTTAGGGCTATGGCTTGCGTATACAAGTTTTTATCCAAATGCAAAGCGTGTACAGAACTGGAGCCAAAAGAAAGGATCAAAGCAAAAAATGATCGCAAGGAGAGGTTGACCAATATAGTCTCACGACCAATTAAATTACTGCTGAGTCAGGAAGAGTATCAGAAAGCTGAGTTGTATTTGTTAAAAGTGGCGCAGGCGGATTCATATCATGCAGAGTTGAAGATACTGATGCGAAATAAAGAGCGCCCCGCAAATCAGTGGCtttctttgaaaaaatctacCAATCTCTATAGATTAACACCATTCATCGATGAAAACGGACTGATACGGATGGAAGGGCGTATCGATAACGCAGGACTGCTGCCATTTGATCTGCGGTTTCCTATCATACTGCCGCAAGATCATCAAATCACGACgctacag TCTGCGGAAGCTTTGCGTGATGCCTATAAACGATCACAGCAATTGGCGGACGACATGTGGAAACGATGGATTAGAGAATACTTGCTATCAATTAACCAGCGCACCAAGTGGATAGATGAGTCGAGACCACTAAAAGTTGGAGATTTGGTTTACGTAATTGAAGGTACTTCGCGAAAATCCTGGGTTCGCGGAATTGTTGAAGAGACGATTGTATCGAGCGATGGAAGAATTCGTCAAGCATGGGTGCGTACTCACAGTGGAGTATTTAAGCGAGCAACGGTGAAACTAGCAGTGATGGAGATAGATGACAGTAACGCTGGGCCCGATTTACATCCGACCAGAGTTACGGGCGAGGGATATGTTGGGGACGATATTCCGGAACAAATTGACAACACTGTTACTTGA